The Thermococcus peptonophilus genomic sequence GACACTCTTCGAGGTTAACAGGACGATTTACTTGAATAAAAGTTATGACTCAATAATCAAAGCAATCAGAGAAAGTGACGATGACAATATCAGAGACACATTTAAGCTGAGTGAAAAACTGGCCAATTACAATATTGCTCTTCCGATTTCATTTTCCAAGTTCCCCCAGAAGGTCTTTGGAATGGAGTACTTTGAGAGGTTCCTGGATTATCTTCATGAATACTCAACTGTACTGTTCGTTCCACATGTAAGATTTGCCCGTGAAACCGGTGCAACCGCCGTAAATTATGAGGCTCAATCCTTCGTGAGATACGTTGATGGAGCCGTTGAAGTATTGAACGAGTGGAATACCAAGCCAATCTTTGTTCCTCTTGACATTGATTACCCCGCAGAAACTACAAAGGAAATCATTTCACATTATGCCAAAAGGGGATATACCAACATTTGGGTGGACTTCAAAGGTCACACATTCACCAAGAGCCGCTCAGGAAGAATGAGATCTCTTAAAAGACTTATTGATGATCTTTTCGGAGAGGAAAGCAAAAATGTCATCATTTACATCTCAAACATCAAAAAGACACAGAGAGAACATCCAAAGGAAGTTAAACTCAAGCCATCAGATATCTTCGGTACCTTCGTATATGGGGATATTGTAGGTATCCCATGGAAGGGAATTGTATGGCCACCCAAAGAATCAGATGCCGACACTGAGGAATATTGGATCAAAAAAGGTTTTCCGAGCAAGGAGGAGTATGAAGAAGCAGTGTTCAAGCGAGATACCAGCATCTTCGATACAAATTCATATTATTACCTGCATCCAGATAAAATAAATCTCCACGATTCGATCTTGGACAGACTCAGGGAAGAAGTCCTTTCAATGAATATCAGACAAAAATCTGTAGCTGAAAAAATAAGCCATTCAATAAGCAATGCCATAACACTCAGAGAGCTCAACAGACTCAAGAGTAAAGTCCTGTCTGAGGGAACAATTCAAGATTATCTGGAAAGTAGAGAATACTTTGCCACAGCAGGCAAAACAATGCTGGCAAGTATAAGCACCAAGCCAAGGAGACACAAAACAAGTAGAAAGAAAACAGTTGAGAAACCCAGAAAAAATCTGTTTGATTTCATGGACTCCCCATAACGAACCAAAATTTATTCTCTGGGGGAAGTCTCATGCTCCGTTGGAATACTGTAAAGGATGTTATTAATCACATCAAAACCACCCAGAATAAAATCCCAAACGAAGAATCCACAAAGCAACATTTGGTGCTACCGATTCTTATGGCTCTCGGCTGGGATGTCTTTGACCCAGATGAAGTTATGCCAGAGGAGAAAACTGGCGAAGGCCGGCCAGACTACGCTCTTAAGCTGAATGGCAAAACAGTCGCATTCCTTGAGGTGAAGAGTGTAAAGGAGTGGGTTCTGAGGGATGGCAAAATCCGTATGGGTTACCTCAGACAGCTTGCACGTTACTGTTTTGACCGCGGGGTCCGCGTGGGAATTCTTACAAATGGCCTCCAGTGGGTGATGATAAAATCATTTGAGCCAGAGAAAGACCTCGAAGAGCGTGTTATTCTCGCCGTTGATTTAAACGCGCAGGAGCCTTCACGGGCAGCCGAGAGATTAAGGTGGCTGTCAAAAGAGAAAATCAATCAATACAATGAAATTCCTGCGGAATACCGGAAAATACCTCTCCAGAAACCTCCAGCAGGCATCGAGCCGCCCCATCCAACAGGGGAGATGCACAAATCGAGCACAGGAACCACAAAGTTCAGAACATTGTACGTTACTGCTTGGGAAGTGGATTTACCGTCTTCTGCGATTGATGTTGACCAGCTGGTAGGGAAAGACCTCAGAGGATACGTTCCCTCCCGCCTCTTCGTAAACTTCAAAGGAAAATGGCATGAGGTTTCAATTTCTCACGCTGAAAACTGGCCGAGAGCAAGGATTGCGTGGAGTAGCATAACCGCGATGGCAGTAAGGTTCCTTTATGATCAGGGCATCAGGGATTTCCCATACGTCGGAAAGTATCTCTCAAAGGAACCTCTTTCCATAAACATACAGTATACGGCAAAGATTGGTGATTGGTACCTTTATGGTCCTGAAGGTGGCAAGCAGGCTGTCGAAACGCTTCATAAACTCGCAAAACACACTGGTACAAAAATCGCGATTGAACTACAAAAGATCCGGTAACTACTCCAGCCGATGTTTTTCCTTCAGCCTTTTTCTCTCAACATCCATCAAGTAGAGTGCCACCATGTCA encodes the following:
- a CDS encoding type I restriction endonuclease; the encoded protein is MLRWNTVKDVINHIKTTQNKIPNEESTKQHLVLPILMALGWDVFDPDEVMPEEKTGEGRPDYALKLNGKTVAFLEVKSVKEWVLRDGKIRMGYLRQLARYCFDRGVRVGILTNGLQWVMIKSFEPEKDLEERVILAVDLNAQEPSRAAERLRWLSKEKINQYNEIPAEYRKIPLQKPPAGIEPPHPTGEMHKSSTGTTKFRTLYVTAWEVDLPSSAIDVDQLVGKDLRGYVPSRLFVNFKGKWHEVSISHAENWPRARIAWSSITAMAVRFLYDQGIRDFPYVGKYLSKEPLSINIQYTAKIGDWYLYGPEGGKQAVETLHKLAKHTGTKIAIELQKIR